Part of the Sphingomonadaceae bacterium OTU29LAMAA1 genome, CTGCGCGACGAACTGCTGGCATTGGGTGCGGCGGCGGACAAGGTGAGCGTGGTGGAACATGGCGTCGACCTCGTCCTGTTCCGGCCGCCGGCGGATCGGGCGGCGTTGCGCCGCGAACTGGGGATCGAGGGACCTGCATTGCTCTCGGTCGGACATCTGATCGATCGCAAGGGGCATGATCTGGCGATCCGGGCGGTGGCGGACCTGCCGGAATGCACGCTGATGATCGCGGGCGACGGGCCGCGCGACACGGCGCTGCGGACGCTGGCGGTCGAGCTGGGCGTGGCGGATCGTGTGCGGTTCCTTGGCCATGTCGAGCAGCAGCGGTTGCCCGACCTGTACGGTGCGGCGGACATCGCGCTGAACTGCGCGGATCGCGAAGGGATCGCCAACGTGCTGCTGGAAGCGCTGGCATGCGGCACGCCGCTGGTCGCGACGCCGGTCTGGGGTTCGCCCGAGGTAGTGAAAGTGCCCGAGGCGGGATTGCTGAGCGCGGATCGTTCCGCAGGTGCGATTCGGGATGCGGTGGCGCGTTTGCTGAACGCGCTGCCGGATCGGCCGACGACGCGGGTCTATGCCGAACGCTACGACTGGCGCGAGACCGGGCGGCAACATCGGGCGCTATTGGCGGCCGCAGTAGGGGACGTTGCCGTTTCCGGCCCTGCCGCTTAGGGTGTTCCCGATATGGCCACCGACTTTCAGGAACCCCCGATCGGCATCCTCGATGCGCCGTTCGATACCGCTCTGTCCGACCGCTATCTGGTCTATGCATTGTCGACGATCACCGCGCGATCCTTGCCGGATGTGCGCGATGGCCTGAAGCCTGTTCACAGGCGTCTTCTGTGGGCGATGCGGCTGCTGAAGCTCGATCCATCGCAGGGTTACAAGAAATGCGCGCGCGTCGTCGGCGACGTCATCGGCAAGTACCATCCGCATGGCGACCAATCGGTCTACGACGCGATGGTCCGCCTCGCGCAGGATTTCGCGCTGCGCTATCCGCTGGTCGACGGGCAGGGCAATTTCGGCAACATCGATGGCGATAATGCCGCCGCCTATCGCTACACCGAGGCGCGGCTGACGCAGGTCGCGATCGACCTGATGGACGGGCTGGACGAGGATGCCGTCGCCTATCGCCCGACGTACAACGGTGAGGAGCAGGAGCCGGAACTGTTCCCCGGCCTGTTCCCCAATCTGCTGGCGAACGGCGCGAGCGGCATCGCAGTCGGCATGGCCACCAGTATCCCGCCGCATAATGCCGCCGAACTGCTCGATGCCGCGATCATGCTGGTCGACAAGCCCGACGCACCCGACGTGGCGGTGCTGGACTATGTGAAGGGTCCGGATTTTCCGACCGGCGGGCTGGTGGTCGATCCGGCAGCGGTGATCGCGGAAAGCTACGCCACCGGGCGCGGCGGCTTCCGGGTGCGCGCGCGTTGGGTAATCGAGCGTGAGAAGGGCGGCGGATGGCAGGTGGTTGTCAGCCAGATTCCCTACGGCGTGCAGAAGGGCAAGCTGATCGAACAGATCGCCGGCCTGATCAACGACAAGAAATTCCCGATCCTGACCGACGTGCGCGACGAATCGGATGCCGAGGTGCGCATCGTGCTGGAGCCGCGCAGCCGCACGGTCGATCCGCAGGTGCTGATAGACGGACTGTTCCGCTTTTCCGATCTGGAGACGCGGATCAGCCTGAACCTCAACGTGCTCGACAAGGATCGCACGCCGCGGGTGATGTCGCTGGGCGGCGCGCTGAAGGCCTGGGTCGAGCATCAGTTCGTGGTGCTGGAACGACGCACGCGGCATCGGCTGGGCAAGATCGCCGACCGGATCGAGCTGCTCGAAGGCTATCTGGTCGCCTATCTCAACCTCGACCGGGTGATTGAGATCATCCGGACCGAAGACGAGCCGAAGCAGGTGATGATCGCCGAATTCAGCCTGACCGACCGGCAGGCGGAGGCGATCCTGAACATGCGGCTGCGCAGCTTGCGCCGGCTGGAGGAATTCGAGATCCGCGGCGAGCGCGACAAGCTCGACAAGGAGCGCGGCGAGCTGGAGGCGCTGCTCGCCGATCCGGCCAAGCAGAAGCGGCGGATGAAGCGTGACCTGAAGAAGGTGCGCGACCGCTACGGGCCGGAAACGGCGCTGGGGGCGCGGCGAACGACGATCGAGGAAGCCGCGCCGACGCGCGACATTCCGCTGGAGGCGATGATCGAGCGCGAGCCGATCACCGTCATCCTGTCGCAGCGCGGCTGGATTCGCGCGATGAAGGGGCATGGCGATCTCTCGTCGGCCGAGACGCTGAAGTTCAAGGAGGGCGATGGTCCCGCCTTCGCCTTTCACGCGCAGACGACGGACAAGCTGCTGCTCGCGGCGGAGAACGGCCGGTTCTTTACGCTGGGCGCGGACAAGCTGCCGGGCGGGCGCGGATTCGGCGAGCCGGTGCGGGCGATGATCGACCTCGACGGGTCCATCGGTATCACCGCCTTTCTGAATGCGCGCGGGATCGAGCAATTGCTGATCGCCGCGACCGATGGGCGCGGTTTCAGGGTGCCGGTGGCAGAGGTGATCGCCGAGACGCGCAAGGGCAAGACGGTCATGACGCCGCGTGTCGGTGCCAGACTGCTGATCGTCCGGCCGGTCGTCGCCAACGCCGATTACGTCGCGGCGATCGGCGACAACCGCAAATTCCTGGTCTTTCCGATTGCCGAACTGCCGGTGATGACCCGCGGACAGGGCGTGCAGATCCAGCGTTTCCGCGAAGGCAGCCTGTCCGACGCGACCACGTTCGTATTCGCCGAGGGAATGAGCTGGCCGATGGGTGGCGGCACCGGACGCACGCGTACCGAAAGCGATCTGTCGCTGTGGCGGACCGCACGCGGTGCGGCGGGACGGACGCCGCCGACCGGTTTTCCGCGTGACAACCGGTTCGGCAGCTGACGTCAGTCGGCCCGACTGGCGCCGCTGTCGGACATAATAACGGGATTTTCAGTCGCTCTTAACGAACCATGCCTACACGGGCGCTATGGCAACCGCCTCGTCCGACATGTTCCCCCAACCGATCGACGGGCCGGATCTGTTCGAGCGCGATCTGGAATTGATCCCGATCCCGACGGTGCAGGTCGTTCGCGCCGGGCCGGCGTTCGAATTTCTTGCGGTCAATCGCGCCTATCGGCTGGCCGGACTGGGCGTGAATGCGGACCGGTCGCCGATGCTGGCGCTGCTCAGCAGCCGGATCGACGCGTTTCTGCGATCCACCGACGTTCGCAGCGATTTCGACTGGTCGATCGGACAGGTGATCGATTCGCGCTATTATCGGGTTACGCTGGCGCGGCCGACACCCGCCCTGCGCGACCGATGCCAGGTCGCCTTCATCGACCTGACCGCGCAGGTCCATACCGAACGATCGCTGCGGCGGGAGATGACGACCGACAGCCTGACCGGCCTGCCGAACCGCGAAGGCTTCAGCGACATGATCGAGGCGGTGCAGGCCGATCGCGGCGGGCATGCCGTGCTGGTCATCGACCTCGACCGGTTCGGGCGGCTGAACGCCTGTCTGGGCGGCCTTGCGGGCGACGAACTGCTGATCACGGTCGCGCGGCGCATCAAGGGGGCGCTCCGCGCGCGCGATTCGCTGGCGCGGATCGGCGGCGACGAATTCGGAATCCTGATGGCGGTCGACGACGATCCTGCCGAAGCGACGCGGCTCGCCGAACGCATCCAGCGGGCGCTGTCAGCACCGTTCCGCCTGAGCGATTACGAGATCGGGGTCGAATGCTCGATCGGCATCGCGCACGGCAACGATGCGATCGACGATGTCGAGGAACTGATCCGCAACGCGCAATTCGCAGTCAAGCGGGCGAAGACGGGCCGGCAGGTCGAAAGCTATCAGACGCAGGCGTTCGCGCTGGCGCGGGAACAGTTCGCGATGGAAACCGCGCTGCGCCGCGCGATCGAGGAACGCCAGCTGCGCCTCGCCTTCCAGCCGATCTGCGATCTGGCGAGCGGATCGATCGTCTCGTTCGAAGCGCTGGCCCGCTGGCGCGACGAATCGGGTGTCGAGCACGAACCCAGTGCGTTCATTCCCGTCGCCGAGGAATCGGGACTGATCGTCCCGCTCGGCCGCTGGGCGATGGACGAAGCCGCGCGAACGCTGCGCTGGTGGGACGAGGAATGCGGCGGTGACTGCAGGATGCGCGTCGCCGTCAACCTGTCCGCTATCCAGATGCAGCGCGACGATATCGCCCCGGTGGTCGAGGCAGCGTTGATCCGCCATAACCTGGCCGGCAGCCGCTT contains:
- a CDS encoding glycosyltransferase, translated to MKILVLSSLYPNDAQRRHGIFIEHRVAHLVAPGDEVRVVAPVPWFPSVNAIFGRYAAFAQAPREAVRRGVAVSHPRYPVVPKVGMMAAPGLMAAALYPHIAKLRRTFDFDVIDSYYLYPDGVAAGLLARAFGRPYLMSALGTDVSLIPQHRAERRMILRAVERAAAVTTVCGALRDELLALGAAADKVSVVEHGVDLVLFRPPADRAALRRELGIEGPALLSVGHLIDRKGHDLAIRAVADLPECTLMIAGDGPRDTALRTLAVELGVADRVRFLGHVEQQRLPDLYGAADIALNCADREGIANVLLEALACGTPLVATPVWGSPEVVKVPEAGLLSADRSAGAIRDAVARLLNALPDRPTTRVYAERYDWRETGRQHRALLAAAVGDVAVSGPAA
- the parC gene encoding DNA topoisomerase IV subunit A, which encodes MATDFQEPPIGILDAPFDTALSDRYLVYALSTITARSLPDVRDGLKPVHRRLLWAMRLLKLDPSQGYKKCARVVGDVIGKYHPHGDQSVYDAMVRLAQDFALRYPLVDGQGNFGNIDGDNAAAYRYTEARLTQVAIDLMDGLDEDAVAYRPTYNGEEQEPELFPGLFPNLLANGASGIAVGMATSIPPHNAAELLDAAIMLVDKPDAPDVAVLDYVKGPDFPTGGLVVDPAAVIAESYATGRGGFRVRARWVIEREKGGGWQVVVSQIPYGVQKGKLIEQIAGLINDKKFPILTDVRDESDAEVRIVLEPRSRTVDPQVLIDGLFRFSDLETRISLNLNVLDKDRTPRVMSLGGALKAWVEHQFVVLERRTRHRLGKIADRIELLEGYLVAYLNLDRVIEIIRTEDEPKQVMIAEFSLTDRQAEAILNMRLRSLRRLEEFEIRGERDKLDKERGELEALLADPAKQKRRMKRDLKKVRDRYGPETALGARRTTIEEAAPTRDIPLEAMIEREPITVILSQRGWIRAMKGHGDLSSAETLKFKEGDGPAFAFHAQTTDKLLLAAENGRFFTLGADKLPGGRGFGEPVRAMIDLDGSIGITAFLNARGIEQLLIAATDGRGFRVPVAEVIAETRKGKTVMTPRVGARLLIVRPVVANADYVAAIGDNRKFLVFPIAELPVMTRGQGVQIQRFREGSLSDATTFVFAEGMSWPMGGGTGRTRTESDLSLWRTARGAAGRTPPTGFPRDNRFGS
- a CDS encoding bifunctional diguanylate cyclase/phosphodiesterase; amino-acid sequence: MATASSDMFPQPIDGPDLFERDLELIPIPTVQVVRAGPAFEFLAVNRAYRLAGLGVNADRSPMLALLSSRIDAFLRSTDVRSDFDWSIGQVIDSRYYRVTLARPTPALRDRCQVAFIDLTAQVHTERSLRREMTTDSLTGLPNREGFSDMIEAVQADRGGHAVLVIDLDRFGRLNACLGGLAGDELLITVARRIKGALRARDSLARIGGDEFGILMAVDDDPAEATRLAERIQRALSAPFRLSDYEIGVECSIGIAHGNDAIDDVEELIRNAQFAVKRAKTGRQVESYQTQAFALAREQFAMETALRRAIEERQLRLAFQPICDLASGSIVSFEALARWRDESGVEHEPSAFIPVAEESGLIVPLGRWAMDEAARTLRWWDEECGGDCRMRVAVNLSAIQMQRDDIAPVVEAALIRHNLAGSRFNLELTESAIVSDPDRIAGIMHALKALGTTLAMDDFGTGYSNLAYLQKLPIDILKIDRSFVSGMLADRDKIAIVRAVLSLAQALGMKTTAEGVESNELAQTLAALGCTYGQGYLYARPLEAVDALSMIVAARASATASSAS